A stretch of the Lagenorhynchus albirostris unplaced genomic scaffold, mLagAlb1.1 scaffold_257, whole genome shotgun sequence genome encodes the following:
- the SRSF12 gene encoding serine/arginine-rich splicing factor 12 isoform X2, whose amino-acid sequence MKSKERHPCSPSDHRRSRSPSQRRTRSRSSSWGRNRRRSDSLKESRHRRFSYSQSKSRSKSLPRRSTSARQSRTPRRNSGSRGRSRSKSLQKRSKSIGKSQSSSPQKQTSSGTKSRSHGRHSDSIARSPCKSPKGYTNSETKAQTAKHSHFRSHSRSRSYRHKNSW is encoded by the exons atgaaatcaaaagaacgTCACCCTTGTTCTCCAAGTGATCACAGGAGATCAAGAAGCCCCAGCCAAAGGAGAACTCGAAGTAGGAGTTCTTCATGGGGAAGAAATAGGCGGCGGTCTGATAGCCTTAAAGA GTCCCGACACAGGCGATTTTCTTACAGCCAGTCTAAATCTCGCTCCAAATCACTACCAAGGCGATCTACCTCAGCAAGGCAGTCAAGAACCCCAAGAAGGAATTCTGGTTCTAGAGGACGGTCACGGTCCAAGTCCTTGCAAAAAAGGTCCAAGTCGATAGGAAAATCACAATCAAGCTCACCTCAAAAGCAGACTAGCTCAGGAACAAAATCAAGATCACATGGAAGACATTCTGACTCCATAGCAAGATCCCCATGTAAATCTCCCAAAGGGTATACCAATTCTGAAACTAAAGCACAAACAGCAAAACACTCTCATTTTCGATCGCATTCCAGATCTCGGAGTTACCGTCATAAAAACAGTTGGTGA
- the SRSF12 gene encoding serine/arginine-rich splicing factor 12 isoform X1 — MSRYTRPPNTSLFVRNVADATRPEDLRREFGRYGPIVDVYIPLDFYTRRPRGFAYVQFEDVRDAEDALYNLNRKWVCGRQIEIQFAQGDRKTPGQMKSKERHPCSPSDHRRSRSPSQRRTRSRSSSWGRNRRRSDSLKESRHRRFSYSQSKSRSKSLPRRSTSARQSRTPRRNSGSRGRSRSKSLQKRSKSIGKSQSSSPQKQTSSGTKSRSHGRHSDSIARSPCKSPKGYTNSETKAQTAKHSHFRSHSRSRSYRHKNSW, encoded by the exons GCCTGAGGACTTGCGCCGTGAGTTTGGTCGATATGGCCCTATAGTAGACGTTTACATTCCACTTGACTTCTACACTCGCCGCCCGAGAGGATTTGCTTATGTTCA ATTTGAAGATGTTCGTGATGCAGAAGATGCTCTTTATAACCTCAATAGAAAGTGGGTATGTGGCCGTCAGATTGAAATACAGTTTGCACAAGGTGATCGCAAAA CACCAGgccaaatgaaatcaaaagaacgTCACCCTTGTTCTCCAAGTGATCACAGGAGATCAAGAAGCCCCAGCCAAAGGAGAACTCGAAGTAGGAGTTCTTCATGGGGAAGAAATAGGCGGCGGTCTGATAGCCTTAAAGA GTCCCGACACAGGCGATTTTCTTACAGCCAGTCTAAATCTCGCTCCAAATCACTACCAAGGCGATCTACCTCAGCAAGGCAGTCAAGAACCCCAAGAAGGAATTCTGGTTCTAGAGGACGGTCACGGTCCAAGTCCTTGCAAAAAAGGTCCAAGTCGATAGGAAAATCACAATCAAGCTCACCTCAAAAGCAGACTAGCTCAGGAACAAAATCAAGATCACATGGAAGACATTCTGACTCCATAGCAAGATCCCCATGTAAATCTCCCAAAGGGTATACCAATTCTGAAACTAAAGCACAAACAGCAAAACACTCTCATTTTCGATCGCATTCCAGATCTCGGAGTTACCGTCATAAAAACAGTTGGTGA